The Hordeum vulgare subsp. vulgare chromosome 4H, MorexV3_pseudomolecules_assembly, whole genome shotgun sequence genomic interval TTCATTCTACCATTCACAGTTTAACATCACTATACATCAGTCAACATTTTACAGTTCCAGATGATACCGCAGATAGTGTAGACCAATGCGAGCAGAAGAATGTTTTATATCATGAATATAAAAATTATTAACTACTGTACTGAACATCGCAGGTCCCACAATATTTTCTGATTTAGATTTCACATGTTTAAAACATGTACAACAAGGAAAGGTTTCATTGCCATCACAAGGGTTTCAGTAAATTGTTCGAGGTTTCACCTTCTTTTTTTACCTGGCTAGTTACAGTTTTCGCCCACTAACCAGCTAAATCAGTCTCTTTTTTTCTTTGTCCCCAGATTTCAGTTCTTTTTCGATGTTTGGAATGTAACTGATGGCCTGCATAGCAGACGGTTAAGGCGTGCTGATAATGTCAAGAAAGCAtaggaggagtccgttaagaaagATCTAAAGGACTGgaatatcaccaaagaactagccatggacagaggtgcgtggaagttagctatctacatgcgagaaccatgagttggttttgggagcttatgggtttcaactctagcctacccaacTCCTTTGGGACTACATAAaaactttgttgttgttgttattggaatCTAACTTATAATCCATAGAAAACACACAAGTCCAAAGGCCTCTTAGGGCACACAGAGCATGCCAAATGCCAAATTCAACATGTACTCTCAACGGACACTGATGCCAAATTTGTTAAGTCTGCCCCAAATCCCTGTCAAGTGGCCCAAAACGCTGACGCAGATTAATAGATAAAAATTATCTTATTTCCCAACCGACAACCACAAATACATCCCTCTCACGCATCTTCTCTTTCTTTCAGATTCAGACCCCAACTACACACACCACCAAGCTCACTGTCCATGCCGGATGCATCCCAGCCAGCTCCAAGCCgacccgctcctctccctcctcactGTTGTGCCCGACTAGGCCAGGAGCGGATCCACAAGTCGCTCCCCCATGCTTTGTGGATCAGGGAATGGAGGTGTCGGTTGGCAGTCGGCACTGCATGCTGTTCCTGCAGACCGCAGAGATCCGTGTGATAATGCGACGCCGGAGGACATATGCGcaccgcgcgggggggggggggggggctggctctATCTACCGACTGTTGTTGGGGATAGGAGTGAAATCATATTTTATTCCGTCAATCAATTTGGCATTAGAGCAACCCAGTTTTTGGATTTGGCACCACTCCCGTAATGCTGCGGCACCGGTGCCACACCCATATTCTGCATTTGGCCTACGGTGTGGCTGACCTTAGCATCCATCCTCACAACCTTGTTGGTTGTACACTAAATTACAGGTAGTCTGTTACGGGAACTAAAGGCAGTACAGAATaatttttcaaataaattgcaaacttCAAAAGCATAAGTAAAAATGAGCATTGCAGCATTCTCAATAATATCATCCAATCAGGTGTTCTTTGCATCTTCtgataagaaaaaaaaataaaactgGCTCTCCAAAAACCAATCTCTATGTAAGATTATTCACTACAAAATGTAAGCGTTAAGGATCAATTTATGAACTCCATGAATAATAGTTGTGTTGGGAGTTTATTATTCGATCAGGTGTATTCTTGTTCACTATCGAATTTATACTTGTGAAGTAGCATAGCCGAATTGATAACAGCAATAATTTAGGTAATTGTTAGCATGATCTGGTGAGTTTATGAAAGCATACCTTCCATCTCAAGAACAGCATCAGAAGATCACGAGCAGAGAGAAGAGCATGTAGACGAGCCAACAGGCGTAGGCAATGAGTCCCCTATGCTCATCGCCGCTGGAGGCAAGCTCTGCTAGTAACCTGGTGCAGACCCTGGTAGACCACAACACGAATCCCATGCCcatcccgaagatgagcccaccgCCCCGCGGTAGGAAGAGGGAGACCGCGGAGAAGATGACCATGGGGAGCATGCAGTATCCGACCAGGCTGACGCATCTGTAGAGGTCGAGGTCGCCGCGGCGTCCGCCGGAGAGCATGGACAAGACGAAGTAGAGGAAGAGGGAGGCGACAGTGACCCACCCGAGGACGATCCCGAAGTGGAACTTACCAGCCAGGAGCTGGAAGAGACCGAAGGATAAGAGGAACAGGAAGGGGCCGGAGAGATCGGCGTCTGCGTGGAGCGACGGGTCGGCGGAGCGGAGCGGGTGGAGGATGGAGAGCGTCTTCCGCCAGATCTGGCGCGTGTTGATGCCGAGCTCCTCGAGGAGCGGCGGCTCGTCTTCGAAGGAGGCACCGGAGCCGCCGATGGGCCCGGTGAAGATGGGCGGCGTGGAGTTGGACTGAGCGGGTATGTCGAAGGACATGAAGGGCAGGGGGttggcggcggaggaggtggaggggcgggGAGGCGCGAAGGCGGGTGGCGGAGAGGCGCCGGGTCCGGGGatagggtggcggcggtgggctggTGTGGAGGGGTTGAAGACCACCGGTGGCAGGGAAAACGGGGGCTCCTTCGCCATGGCCGCGGCGACCGCGAGGGTTCCGAGATCTGAGTAGTTGGCTAGATCGGGGAGTTGGGTTTTGGCCTCGGCGAGGAGGAGGAAAGGAGAGGAGAGGAATCGGGGATGCGGTAGCGGACGTCCAACTGCGAGACGGTGGGGATTCGTCGCGGTGACCAACGCTGTGCTTTCCTTCAGTTTTCGAGTTGCGCGTTTCGTGGTGAAGTAAAGGGAGCAAAAATACGTATTCACTTTGCCAGGTTGCTTAGGTGAGAAGgactttttttttttaaaaagatccAGCTTGGCTGGCTTCATTAAGATTTAGGGTGCTTTTAGTTAGCTGcattgtaatgggtagtatcatatactagtatcatgcatatgataacaGTCTATGATAACACATCtgtaaggctggttgtaatgggtagtatcatatactagtatcatgcatatgatactagtgtatgataccacatccgtaatgcatagtatcatatgttagtatcataggatagttcatttattgtcatgcaagacacatagtagcacatcatttaatatgatacggtatcatgatatgatactcaaccttctctttcttcatttaattttatGCCACCTTATCGAAaatgcctagttggcatgcataatactccctccgttcctaaatataagactttttagatattacactatggactatatacggatgtatatagacatattttagagtatagattcactcattttgctccgtatgtagtctatagtgtaatctctagaaggtcttatatttaggaacggagggagtactacctaTGATACAACATTACGGGCAGCCTAATGCATAGTTTTATATGTCAGTATCATAGagtagttcatttattgtcatgcaagacacatagtagcacatcatttaatatgatacggtatcatgatatgatactcgatcgtttctttcttcatttaattctatgtcacctcaCTAAGGTtgcctagttgacatgcatgatactacctataatACTCCCATTACGGGCAGCCTTAGGTCCACCTAGGCCCGCATGAAATGAAAATGGATTATTTGAATGTTTGCGTTCACTGTTTGGCAACAACCTCAaagcacctctccgtcacacccgCGGAGAACGGTTGATTCGGTCGTTTCCAGCTAGCCAGGTGAGTCAGGACGAAAGGGGAACACGGACGTAGGACGTGGTGCACGGGGAATTCGATCAAAGATGGCGGGAGAGAGAAATCTATGGAGGCGGGATGGCGCAAAATATACCCTCACCACCCCATTTACTCCCTCACCCCTAGCTCTAGGACAAGTCATCCTCTGAAATTGGCACCGGCGACAGTGACGATTCAAATCTCACGCtgcaacggcggcggcggcgttggTGAAGGCAGCAGCACTCCCCCGCACCGACAGCtgcttctccccttcttcttcgaCCCCGTCCGGCCATCCTCGTCTCAGGCATGTCTCCCTGACCCGGAAGCTGGTAAGCTACTCCATCcctgtaggatccaaagtatgtctagaggggggtgattagactacttgaccaaataaacacTTAGCTTTTTCTTAATtctagttgtgggcaagttttagtaattgtagcaagtcaagcacaccctacatatCAAGTCTAAGagcatagcagcggaaagtaaagacatgcacatgtaaaataGAGGATATGGattggaagatcaaacgcaaagattgacGCGGAGAATTTTGGTGTGGTTCCGGTagatggtgctatcgtacgtccacgttgatgaagacttcaacccatagagggtaacggccgcccgagtccacggagggctcaacccacaaagggtccatGGATAAGCAACCTTgtatattccatcatggcttacgtccacgaaggacttgcCTCACTcgagatagatcttcatgaagtaggcgatcttcttgcctttacaaacttcttggttcaactccacaacacgaagtagaaggctcccaagcgacacctaaccaatctaggagacaccactctccaaaaggtaatagatgtggtagtatgatgaactcgttgatcttgtgcttcaaaagatagtctccttaacactcaatcactctctcacatatttggtttggatagaagagattgattgggtggaaagcgacTTGGcgagctagaaatcaagattcatatggtaagaATGGAATATCTTTATCTCAATTAGAAAactggatggggcaagtgtttgtatgttctgagtgcttcctctatgaatgagaggtggtggaggggtatatatacagGCATCTCCAAAAAACCAATCGTtataacattattgcccaactcggtgaaactgaaCTAAAAACTCGGTTtgaaccgactagtgcaaaatgtggcaactttcgacttttggtgagactgatatatgaatctcggtgggtcGGATTTTGGATGGCCTCCAGTTACcagtctcggtggcaccgattcctAAAACTTATAAATTCTAATTCTTGGAAACAGATAGACAGAGAGTTGGTCACTAATACTCGGTCGGACCGAAACAAGacttggtgtcaccgagaagctagggtttggcatgggaTCTGTCTAAATTAAAACTCGGTAGGGTCGaatggaaaaagttggtggcaccgaattttggaTGTTTAGGATTTTGGACAGAACATTTATGGGAGGATTCCATGAGTATTTTTGTTgtctaatctctaagcacttgagaaaccagattatcatagtcacctcatccccttttaatagtattggctttcctatggactcaaatatgatttatcacaaaatgcaaaatgtagagtcttcaagcttgttgccaagatgtcccttgcatctaggggttctcctcacaatccttagccaatgcatcattgaacgtttcctgaaatatactagatagaatcattagtccaatgacatatatgttgttattaattaccaaaaccatcttaggaagaagttgtgctttcaatctccccctttttggtaattgatgacaacatatagatcaaagtttCAACATAAGATAATTTTAATGAATAGCATCgtcactttgagaagtatgtggtaaccaagagctccccctaaatttgtgcattattttaaatttgaatgcaaatgcataatcaattaggatcatgggttactcttccatgtcacatacatcttggtggtgcgcataaatgatttgaatgaatagtaatgcacataacaccaaacaataagtgaatgatcatcacatagataactCAAGGATAAgaaatagtagcatcaacaatcaaagcgaTGATCAAACACGATAAATTTGAAGACATCCAAAAGAACCAAATGTTTTAGAAAACCAAAGAGAGCAACAAAAAcaactctctatctctctctctcaaccCTATTGatttatacacttctccccctttggcaacaagttaccaaaaagttcaaggaTCTAGAACTACGCGTTGCTCCgggctcgatctcctccggtagaACTTGATGGAGTCGATAAGAGAGCGTCGGTGAAGGATTCAGCAGATGTCCTCTGAGGTGGTGCAGTAGACACTAGAGGTGTGGGAGTTGATGGAGCTGATGATGGGGCTGATGAAGAAGGTATGGACTCTCGAACCGTCACACCGATAGATCTGGCCTGGGTCCTGAACTAAGTGGAAGTTGGAAGAGACAGACCATCATCATCACTGTTGGAGTGGGAGTGGGCACTACATCCACCTCCTACTTCAACTGGTTGACTGTGGTTGTCATCTCAATCACCTTAatgtccaggtcatggaatttggtttccacgatcctctcgaGACTCTTCTGACTTAGCAAGATAAGTTGGAtgtttttctccatcccttggatggtgctgataagATATGCCATTTGATCTCCTTTGGATCTCACTGCTAGAGCACTAGTGGCTCTGGCTGCCTCTTCCTGGGCCTGAGCCCGTATCCCTGCCTA includes:
- the LOC123448925 gene encoding protein YIPF5 homolog; the protein is MAKEPPFSLPPVVFNPSTPAHRRHPIPGPGASPPPAFAPPRPSTSSAANPLPFMSFDIPAQSNSTPPIFTGPIGGSGASFEDEPPLLEELGINTRQIWRKTLSILHPLRSADPSLHADADLSGPFLFLLSFGLFQLLAGKFHFGIVLGWVTVASLFLYFVLSMLSGGRRGDLDLYRCVSLVGYCMLPMVIFSAVSLFLPRGGGLIFGMGMGFVLWSTRVCTRLLAELASSGDEHRGLIAYACWLVYMLFSLLVIF